TTCACCGGCCAGTTTGGCCCGTGCTTTTGGCAGAATGCGCGGGAGCCATTCAATGCCGCGAACGGCCTCCGTCTTCCCAGGAAGCGAAGCCTCGTCAAGCACCCGGTTGGAAGGCTGGCGGTTCTGGACATGCAGGAAGTGGTGCCGTCGAATCAACTCGATCGAGAGTGCCTGCTCGGGGCCGGGTTCACCGTAGTTGTTGTGGTCTTCCGCGTAATCCACCATGGCCTGCACGCCGATTCCGTTCCGCTCCAGAAACGCGCGGTCTTCGGCTGAAACCAGAGTATCTGCAGTCTTCCTCCCGGCGGCATAAGCGGCGACAGCCCGGTCGTAAACTTGGCGAAACTGCGTGGGAAATGAATAGTCGTTCATGTGAAGGAGGAAGGAAACCACCTGCGCGCACGGCGCAAGCCGTGCAGGGCTTAACTAGGCCTCTGGCTCTGGCTGGGGACTTGCAACCATGGGGGGAGTGAAGAAACGATGGCGCACCCAGCGCCAGACGGTCACGAAGAACGCAGTCAAGGGGATGGCAAGGATCATCCCAAGAATTCCGCCGAGCGCCTTTCCCCAGAAGAAAATCGCAAA
This portion of the Opitutaceae bacterium genome encodes:
- a CDS encoding DUF5069 domain-containing protein, with amino-acid sequence MNDYSFPTQFRQVYDRAVAAYAAGRKTADTLVSAEDRAFLERNGIGVQAMVDYAEDHNNYGEPGPEQALSIELIRRHHFLHVQNRQPSNRVLDEASLPGKTEAVRGIEWLPRILPKARAKLAGELPPSLMYCCGGDRRFFKAHDIVPAEFLALIAQHERDEPIVAFVAGRSAANIRA